One genomic region from Campylobacter concisus encodes:
- the uvrC gene encoding excinuclease ABC subunit UvrC → MLIDEIRTLPNEPGVYQYFDAQNRLLYVGKAKILKNRVKSYFKFTPSLAPAEKLSPRISKMISEAVHLEYIVTPSEADALILENSFIKQLKPKYNILLRDDKTYPYIFINLNDDFPRFEITRKVVKGSNIRYFGPYFSGASELLEALYLNYNLVQKKSCIKGKKACLFYQLKRCYAPCEGKISKENYAKIVNEAIAALQNPNLLITRLEELMLNYAKAEDYEQAAATRDKIQTLKNMQTKVEVDLAKLEDFEAYSVACVHDMICAVRFSVQSGKITGVKTDITQAKNAQKDEINEAYKQAILKSFIAGQPIISTKIYVHEDFEDSELVEEILNERFGRKFSITCPKIGDKRKICEIATKNAEVSIEKYLKTHDNELLNEIKEYFDLAHTPYVVEAYDNSHLFGEASVGAMVRYEHGEWAKQNYRHMHLNSKNDYDQMKESLTARALRFDKLSPPDLWVIDGGEVLLNLACEILASSGANVDVIAISKEKIDAKAHRAKGEAKDKIYTKNGSFSLSTSDKKLQFFQKMRDESHRFVISFHRKIRQKNDMQRSILKQAGVSEGSIAKLISFYGSFDKISEANLDEVAKITNKSVAEKLAVLKEGNLK, encoded by the coding sequence ATGCTAATAGACGAGATCAGAACGCTTCCAAACGAGCCTGGCGTATACCAGTATTTTGACGCACAAAATAGACTCTTATACGTTGGCAAGGCCAAAATTTTAAAAAATAGGGTCAAAAGCTACTTTAAATTTACCCCAAGCCTAGCTCCGGCTGAAAAACTAAGCCCAAGAATTTCAAAGATGATAAGCGAGGCGGTGCATCTTGAATACATTGTCACACCAAGCGAAGCAGACGCGCTGATACTTGAAAATTCATTCATCAAGCAGCTTAAGCCAAAATACAACATCTTGCTTCGTGACGACAAGACCTACCCTTATATCTTTATAAATTTAAATGATGATTTTCCAAGATTTGAGATCACTAGAAAGGTGGTAAAAGGCTCAAATATCCGCTATTTTGGGCCATATTTTAGTGGAGCTAGCGAGCTACTTGAGGCACTTTATCTAAATTACAATCTCGTTCAGAAAAAGTCCTGCATCAAAGGCAAAAAAGCTTGCCTTTTTTATCAGCTAAAACGCTGCTACGCCCCGTGTGAAGGCAAAATTTCAAAAGAAAACTACGCTAAGATCGTAAATGAGGCTATCGCGGCCTTACAAAATCCAAATTTACTCATCACTCGCCTTGAAGAGCTCATGCTAAACTACGCCAAAGCCGAAGACTACGAGCAAGCAGCCGCGACTAGAGATAAGATACAAACACTTAAAAATATGCAAACAAAGGTTGAAGTTGATCTTGCTAAACTTGAGGACTTTGAAGCCTACTCGGTCGCTTGTGTGCACGATATGATCTGCGCGGTGAGATTTAGCGTGCAAAGCGGCAAGATAACAGGCGTAAAAACCGATATCACGCAGGCTAAAAACGCTCAAAAAGACGAGATAAACGAGGCTTATAAGCAGGCTATTTTAAAAAGCTTTATCGCTGGTCAGCCAATAATCAGCACCAAAATTTACGTCCATGAGGACTTTGAAGATAGCGAGCTGGTGGAGGAAATTTTAAACGAGAGATTTGGGCGTAAATTTAGCATCACTTGCCCAAAAATAGGCGATAAGCGTAAAATTTGCGAGATAGCTACAAAAAACGCTGAAGTTAGCATCGAAAAATACCTAAAAACGCACGATAACGAGCTATTAAACGAGATAAAAGAGTACTTTGACCTAGCTCACACGCCTTACGTGGTCGAGGCTTACGACAACTCGCACCTTTTTGGCGAGGCAAGTGTCGGAGCGATGGTGCGCTACGAGCATGGCGAGTGGGCAAAGCAAAACTACCGCCACATGCACTTAAACTCCAAAAACGACTACGATCAGATGAAAGAGAGTTTGACAGCCAGAGCACTTAGATTTGACAAGCTTAGCCCGCCTGATCTTTGGGTGATTGACGGGGGCGAAGTGCTTTTAAATTTAGCCTGTGAAATTTTAGCAAGCAGTGGCGCAAACGTAGATGTGATAGCCATTTCAAAAGAGAAGATCGATGCCAAAGCTCACCGCGCAAAAGGCGAGGCGAAAGATAAAATTTACACAAAAAATGGCAGCTTTAGCCTAAGCACGAGCGATAAAAAGCTTCAGTTTTTCCAAAAAATGCGTGACGAAAGCCATAGATTTGTCATCAGCTTTCACAGAAAAATAAGGCAGAAAAATGATATGCAAAGATCAATTCTAAAGCAAGCTGGCGTATCTGAAGGAAGTATCGCGAAATTAATCAGCTTTTACGGAAGTTTTGATAAAATCAGCGAAGCGAATTTAGACGAAGTGGCAAAAATAACAAATAAAAGCGTAGCAGAAAAGCTTGCAGTGCTCAAAGAAGGAAATTTGAAGTGA
- a CDS encoding anthranilate synthase component I family protein, translated as MLLEQPLFYYEAIREKFKNSYLAEDKTQTIIGIDCDYIDEKDMDFYGLRSYFDTNRNKSLAPFAGLFGVFAYDGVRYFEYIGEEKAKKYEFPKFIYADAKAYLHFDKMSKIYTFYGDKNKYYDFLLDAKVECKNKEQSKFSIRTDLSKEKKHFEDMVELAKEYIRSGDVFQVVLGELLEILTNMSSLDFYKKLSLTNPSPYMFHFPTPYGDVVGSSPELVFEMKSEQIFVAPIAGTRPRGSDANADAALENELLSDEKELAEHKMLIDLARNDIGRVSEPKSVSVKNAMHIQKYEKVIHIVSDVYGKCAKGLDLFDVLASIFPAGTLSGAPKIRAMQIINELEISERNIYGGGIGFLHFNGDAQVAILIRSAIFVPGKNGFSDVFVGAGAGIVYDSKSEREYAEICHKRASVLNVFKNNAKEF; from the coding sequence ATGCTTTTAGAACAGCCGCTTTTTTATTATGAAGCGATTAGAGAAAAATTTAAAAATAGCTATTTAGCTGAAGACAAGACACAGACGATAATCGGCATTGATTGCGATTATATAGATGAAAAGGATATGGATTTTTATGGACTTAGAAGTTATTTTGATACAAATCGTAATAAATCATTAGCTCCATTTGCGGGTCTATTTGGTGTTTTTGCTTATGATGGTGTGAGATATTTTGAATATATCGGAGAAGAGAAAGCTAAAAAGTACGAATTTCCAAAATTTATCTATGCCGATGCAAAAGCTTATCTACACTTTGACAAGATGAGTAAAATTTATACATTTTATGGAGATAAGAATAAATATTATGACTTTTTGCTTGATGCGAAAGTTGAATGCAAAAATAAAGAGCAGAGTAAATTTAGTATAAGAACTGATCTTAGTAAAGAAAAGAAACACTTTGAGGATATGGTTGAGTTAGCAAAAGAGTATATAAGAAGTGGCGATGTCTTTCAGGTGGTGCTTGGTGAATTACTTGAAATTTTAACGAATATGAGTAGTCTAGACTTTTATAAAAAGCTCTCACTTACAAATCCAAGCCCATATATGTTTCATTTTCCTACACCTTATGGCGATGTAGTTGGCTCTTCGCCAGAGCTTGTTTTTGAGATGAAAAGTGAGCAAATTTTTGTAGCTCCGATCGCAGGCACAAGGCCTAGAGGAAGTGATGCAAATGCTGATGCGGCACTTGAAAATGAGCTATTAAGTGACGAAAAGGAGCTAGCTGAGCACAAGATGCTAATCGATCTTGCTAGAAATGACATCGGCAGGGTTTCAGAACCAAAAAGTGTATCCGTAAAAAATGCGATGCATATCCAAAAATATGAAAAAGTAATTCATATCGTAAGTGATGTCTATGGCAAGTGCGCCAAGGGGCTTGATCTTTTTGATGTCTTAGCTAGCATCTTCCCAGCTGGCACGCTTAGCGGTGCGCCAAAGATCAGAGCGATGCAGATCATAAACGAGCTTGAAATTTCTGAGCGAAATATCTATGGCGGCGGTATTGGATTTTTACATTTTAATGGCGATGCTCAGGTTGCTATTCTTATTCGCTCAGCCATCTTTGTGCCAGGTAAAAATGGCTTTAGTGATGTATTTGTGGGGGCTGGAGCTGGTATAGTTTATGACTCAAAGAGCGAAAGAGAATACGCCGAAATTTGTCATAAGCGAGCAAGCGTACTAAATGTATTTAAAAATAACGCAAAAGAGTTTTAG
- a CDS encoding sulfite exporter TauE/SafE family protein has protein sequence MLFVELFIIGIGVGYIAGFFGIGGGTVVVPIMVAFGYDIKTAIGISIMQMIFSATFGSYLNYKAGLLKLNRGVFLGLGGLVGASFSGIIVSHAPDLLLELLLLATFIFSLIKLYFTPNSDGTNANNSVFLLFLVGFFIGALAISIGIGGGVFIAPILVGFLRYDIKKAVSMGVFFVMFAAIAGFISLSLNGHISYAEGAFLGLGSLIGAYFGTKKTQNTDKKTLKKWFLVFYIAMICLILKDMFFE, from the coding sequence ATGCTTTTTGTTGAACTTTTTATAATTGGTATCGGCGTTGGATACATCGCTGGCTTTTTTGGTATCGGTGGCGGCACAGTCGTTGTTCCTATAATGGTCGCCTTTGGATATGACATAAAAACCGCTATTGGCATAAGCATCATGCAAATGATCTTTAGCGCGACGTTTGGCTCGTATCTAAACTACAAAGCTGGGCTTTTAAAACTAAATCGCGGTGTATTTTTAGGTCTTGGAGGTCTAGTAGGAGCCAGCTTTAGTGGCATAATCGTATCTCATGCACCTGATCTCTTACTCGAACTGCTCTTGCTTGCAACTTTTATCTTTTCACTCATAAAACTATACTTCACGCCAAATAGTGATGGTACAAATGCGAACAACTCAGTGTTTTTGCTATTTCTAGTTGGTTTTTTCATAGGTGCACTTGCCATTAGTATAGGCATAGGTGGTGGGGTTTTTATAGCTCCTATTTTAGTTGGCTTTTTGCGCTATGATATAAAAAAAGCCGTTTCAATGGGTGTATTTTTCGTGATGTTTGCAGCCATCGCTGGCTTCATCTCACTCTCACTAAATGGTCATATCTCATATGCTGAGGGCGCATTTTTAGGTCTTGGCTCGCTAATAGGCGCATACTTTGGCACCAAAAAAACGCAAAATACCGACAAAAAAACACTTAAAAAATGGTTTTTGGTCTTTTACATAGCGATGATATGTTTGATATTAAAAGATATGTTTTTTGAGTAA
- the serC gene encoding phosphoserine transaminase, translating to MSRKINFSAGPSAIPLDVLEHAKAEFTDYRGEGYSIMEISHRSKTFEEIHFGAMDKIRKLYGIGDEYEILFLQGGAHLQFSMIPMNLYQGGKAQYANTGVWTNKAIKEAKVLGVNVDVVASSEDENFSYIPEVKFSNDADYAYICSNNTIYGTQYRAMPKTKSPLVVDASSDFFARPLDFSSIGLLYGGAQKNAGPSGVTIVILRKDLVDRVSSQNVPMFLRYKTHVEANSLYNTPPTFGIYLLNLTMQHLLDLGGLAEVEKINAKKASTLYDIIDSSNGFYLGHAKKSSRSDMNVSFTIPKDHALEPVFVEEALKEGMLGLKGHRHLGGIRASIYNAVSQSDVEKLGEFMREFARKHS from the coding sequence ATGAGTAGAAAAATCAACTTTAGCGCAGGCCCAAGCGCGATACCATTAGACGTTTTAGAGCATGCAAAAGCCGAATTTACCGACTACAGAGGTGAAGGCTACTCGATCATGGAGATCAGCCACAGAAGCAAGACCTTTGAGGAGATCCACTTTGGCGCGATGGATAAGATAAGAAAGCTTTATGGAATCGGCGATGAGTATGAAATTTTATTTTTGCAAGGTGGCGCACACTTGCAATTTAGCATGATACCAATGAATTTATATCAAGGCGGCAAGGCGCAGTACGCAAACACCGGCGTTTGGACAAACAAAGCCATCAAAGAGGCAAAAGTGCTTGGCGTAAATGTGGATGTCGTCGCAAGTAGCGAGGATGAAAATTTCTCTTACATCCCAGAGGTAAAATTTAGTAATGACGCCGACTACGCCTACATCTGCTCAAACAACACGATTTATGGCACGCAGTATAGGGCTATGCCAAAGACCAAATCGCCCCTTGTTGTTGATGCTTCGAGCGACTTTTTCGCTAGACCGCTTGATTTTAGCAGTATCGGCTTGCTTTACGGTGGCGCTCAGAAAAATGCAGGTCCAAGTGGCGTGACTATCGTTATTTTAAGAAAAGACTTAGTTGATCGCGTGAGCAGTCAAAATGTCCCTATGTTTTTGCGCTACAAAACGCACGTAGAGGCAAACTCACTCTATAACACACCGCCAACTTTTGGAATTTATCTTTTAAATTTAACCATGCAGCATCTGCTTGATCTTGGCGGACTTGCTGAGGTTGAGAAGATAAATGCCAAAAAAGCAAGCACGCTTTACGACATTATAGACAGCTCAAACGGCTTTTATCTAGGTCACGCTAAAAAATCAAGCAGATCAGATATGAATGTGAGCTTTACGATACCAAAAGATCATGCGCTTGAACCAGTTTTTGTCGAAGAAGCGCTAAAAGAGGGCATGCTAGGGCTAAAAGGTCACAGACATCTTGGTGGCATAAGAGCCTCTATCTACAATGCCGTTAGCCAAAGTGATGTTGAAAAACTTGGCGAGTTTATGAGAGAATTTGCAAGAAAACATAGCTGA
- a CDS encoding response regulator: protein MKNNKFYILLAPIIISAIFCAYSGNESYKKFTELKDLNEKLYKQSLVFQTIKSVIQEHDTLIGKSQEDIKRLRDNTLKNTQKFINSIRKDDRIEIRNINKLKELLANINQNDKFDELFYEFFQNINGEIDSDFKQDLDRNFPLIIKAYAATLSKIYNQLSLANNTKYYVKNIFINGPLFSINSNVRENIYSVKDNTPNLDMLPKSELKENIYKDFNQFEANYQTKKIREVKAKIAFSEKLNIEDIILIKQYEDDKFILLLDSAINIKNELLELTESEKISFGIKTFFEFLLCGLLILSLLGISARLKFLKVLIDKSKYISSYILSSKEASADNAISKLIKTYEDLKETYIKDSSFFQIKDRYILSVSKKLESINKEIFTSTAALKIETNNSKKQVFIDTIEKNANIMTSLYNNAKNISNVKKYSECNKTEIFDPQKSFEEILQANIVYSQSKKINFISYLDPSLTNELEGNLNSLKTAFNSIFLASLSMSLRHQNIIIAIKKVQKEFDRSGLCSVSFSIKNSSAAMSEKQISDIFSDDENSLNNDESEFYLKIAQIYLKNLESKLEINSFPSIGNEFKFVVIFKTTSNYKDFDIKCDHKLAFLQDINVAYNEAFEQTTKDLGLKVDMLTSTSPSITKNYDAIFLRNTNKQGQDIKNPLILKDPLTPLSITRLLCLGEADIMNKNLNDKPKILICDTNEIYIDITASGFSKFNCEVVGVCNKKDLKQAIKQGDFDLIFVGSKFFEAEKNSLQKNLDLIKTAIQNAKIPIILMLSNTSNIDGESVKEYFNAYIKTPINSDELAQIFRKFLPNFGEIAIDESYLAKSENIILFKKSPMENKIFSSALGEFYNTLETTNSFDELLTKIKNKTYGIVLIDENVKDFNYEELTRVVDKIRQSQKVDTRVLIFGAQEKSEFSFVKVLAKNITKAELSATVREQIDSMGTSYAKSSYEFIKFNA, encoded by the coding sequence ATGAAAAATAATAAATTTTATATATTACTAGCGCCAATAATAATTTCAGCGATCTTTTGCGCATATAGCGGAAATGAAAGCTATAAAAAATTTACAGAACTAAAAGATCTAAATGAGAAACTATATAAACAATCCTTGGTATTTCAAACTATAAAATCCGTAATACAAGAGCACGATACTCTAATAGGCAAAAGCCAAGAAGATATAAAAAGGTTGCGGGATAACACCTTAAAAAATACACAAAAATTTATAAATTCTATAAGAAAAGACGATCGTATCGAGATACGAAATATAAATAAATTAAAAGAATTGCTAGCAAATATAAATCAAAATGATAAATTTGATGAACTATTTTATGAATTTTTCCAAAATATAAATGGAGAAATAGATAGCGATTTTAAACAGGACTTAGACCGAAACTTTCCGCTTATAATAAAAGCTTATGCCGCAACTTTAAGTAAAATTTACAATCAACTCTCTTTAGCAAACAACACAAAATACTACGTAAAAAATATCTTTATAAATGGTCCTTTATTTTCAATAAACAGTAATGTGAGAGAAAATATATATTCCGTAAAGGACAACACGCCAAATCTTGATATGCTTCCAAAAAGTGAGCTAAAAGAGAATATTTACAAAGACTTTAACCAGTTTGAAGCCAACTATCAAACTAAAAAGATAAGAGAAGTTAAAGCCAAGATCGCATTTTCTGAGAAGCTAAACATCGAAGATATTATCTTAATCAAACAGTATGAAGATGATAAATTTATACTTTTATTAGATAGTGCCATAAACATAAAAAATGAGCTACTAGAACTTACCGAGAGTGAAAAAATAAGCTTTGGCATAAAGACCTTTTTCGAGTTTTTGCTTTGTGGCTTGCTCATTTTATCTTTGCTTGGCATTTCTGCTAGGTTGAAATTTTTAAAGGTGCTTATCGATAAGTCAAAATACATATCGAGTTATATCCTATCATCAAAAGAGGCAAGTGCGGATAATGCGATATCAAAACTCATAAAAACTTATGAAGATCTAAAAGAAACCTATATAAAAGATAGCAGCTTTTTTCAGATAAAAGATAGATATATTTTATCAGTTAGCAAGAAGCTAGAGTCTATCAATAAAGAAATTTTTACATCGACCGCGGCTTTAAAAATAGAAACAAATAATAGCAAAAAGCAAGTATTTATAGACACGATAGAAAAAAATGCAAATATCATGACCTCGCTTTATAACAATGCTAAAAATATCTCAAATGTTAAAAAATATAGCGAATGCAATAAAACCGAGATATTTGATCCTCAAAAAAGCTTTGAAGAAATTTTGCAAGCAAATATCGTCTATTCGCAAAGCAAAAAGATAAATTTTATAAGCTACCTTGATCCAAGCCTTACAAATGAACTAGAAGGAAATCTAAATTCATTAAAAACCGCATTTAACTCTATCTTTTTGGCATCTTTATCAATGTCTTTAAGACATCAAAATATTATCATCGCTATCAAAAAAGTTCAAAAAGAGTTTGATAGAAGCGGACTTTGTTCTGTAAGCTTTAGCATAAAAAATAGCTCGGCTGCCATGAGCGAAAAGCAAATTTCAGATATATTTTCAGATGATGAGAATAGCTTAAATAATGATGAGAGCGAGTTTTATCTAAAAATCGCTCAAATTTATTTAAAAAATTTAGAAAGCAAGCTGGAGATTAATTCGTTTCCAAGTATTGGCAATGAGTTTAAATTTGTAGTCATTTTTAAAACAACATCAAACTATAAAGACTTTGATATAAAATGCGATCATAAACTAGCATTCTTACAAGATATAAATGTCGCTTACAACGAAGCTTTTGAGCAGACTACAAAGGACCTTGGGCTCAAAGTGGATATGCTAACAAGCACTAGCCCATCTATTACAAAAAATTATGATGCTATATTTTTAAGAAATACCAATAAGCAAGGCCAAGATATTAAAAATCCGCTCATTTTAAAAGACCCGCTAACTCCATTAAGCATCACAAGACTACTTTGCTTAGGTGAAGCTGATATTATGAATAAAAATTTAAACGATAAACCAAAAATTTTAATCTGCGATACTAATGAAATTTACATAGATATAACAGCAAGTGGTTTTAGTAAATTTAACTGCGAGGTTGTGGGGGTTTGTAATAAAAAAGATCTAAAACAAGCCATAAAGCAAGGCGATTTTGACCTTATATTTGTTGGCTCGAAATTTTTCGAAGCTGAAAAAAATAGCCTTCAAAAAAATCTTGATCTTATAAAAACAGCTATACAAAATGCGAAAATTCCAATTATACTAATGCTTTCAAATACTTCAAATATAGATGGAGAGAGCGTCAAAGAATACTTCAATGCCTATATAAAAACGCCAATAAATAGCGACGAACTGGCTCAAATTTTTAGAAAATTTTTGCCAAATTTTGGCGAGATTGCAATAGACGAAAGCTATCTAGCAAAAAGCGAAAATATTATTTTATTTAAGAAATCGCCAATGGAAAATAAAATATTTAGCTCAGCTTTAGGAGAATTTTACAACACACTTGAAACCACAAATAGCTTTGATGAGCTACTAACAAAAATAAAAAATAAAACTTATGGCATCGTTCTTATAGATGAAAACGTAAAAGACTTCAACTACGAAGAGCTAACAAGAGTTGTTGATAAGATAAGACAAAGCCAAAAGGTTGATACAAGAGTGCTGATATTTGGCGCACAAGAAAAAAGTGAATTTTCTTTTGTAAAAGTGCTAGCCAAAAATATCACAAAAGCAGAGCTTTCAGCTACCGTAAGAGAGCAAATCGATTCTATGGGCACTAGCTACGCTAAAAGCTCTTATGAATTTATTAAGTTTAACGCCTAA
- the xseA gene encoding exodeoxyribonuclease VII large subunit, with product MLSVSELNEKAKALLEATLDYVEVSGEISRLTKHASGHWYFTLKDEKSSISAVMYRMNNQKVKFLPKDGLKVKIYGKVTIYSPSGSYQLVASAMLPDGEGELELAFRQLKEKLENEGLFDIAAKKEIPNLPKKIALVTSATSAALQDMLKVVTSRWKLSEIYIFDALTQGENAPSSLTKALKRADKYGVDVIVLARGGGSKEDLWCFNDEGLAREIYATKTPVISAIGHEIDYVISDFVADRRSLTPSAAMLDLLPDEEAFFQYLDRLSDDLDSALSFKITKKQNLLNVLLSKFSSNALKARIELKFSEVANKQNALANAVQRKILVLGSALGSLEKAYEMREFFFESTKGLIEVRKDGKRADLRDLNFNDEIELISQNTHKKAIIKE from the coding sequence ATGCTTAGTGTTTCTGAGCTAAATGAGAAAGCAAAGGCACTACTTGAAGCCACACTTGACTATGTCGAGGTAAGTGGAGAAATTTCGCGCCTTACTAAGCACGCTTCTGGGCACTGGTACTTCACGCTAAAGGACGAAAAGTCAAGCATTTCAGCCGTGATGTATCGCATGAACAACCAAAAGGTGAAATTCTTACCAAAAGATGGCCTAAAAGTAAAAATTTATGGCAAAGTGACCATTTATTCGCCAAGTGGGTCGTATCAGCTAGTGGCTAGTGCGATGCTGCCTGATGGCGAGGGTGAGCTTGAGCTTGCGTTTAGACAGCTTAAAGAAAAGCTCGAAAATGAGGGCCTTTTTGACATTGCTGCAAAAAAAGAGATACCAAATTTACCTAAGAAAATAGCCCTTGTCACAAGCGCCACTTCGGCAGCACTTCAGGATATGCTAAAGGTCGTGACGAGCCGTTGGAAACTAAGCGAAATTTATATCTTTGATGCTTTAACTCAAGGTGAAAATGCTCCAAGCTCGCTCACAAAAGCTTTAAAAAGAGCCGATAAATACGGCGTAGATGTGATCGTTTTGGCTCGTGGAGGCGGCAGCAAAGAAGATCTTTGGTGCTTTAACGATGAGGGCTTGGCTCGTGAAATTTACGCTACAAAAACGCCAGTCATAAGCGCTATCGGACATGAGATCGACTATGTTATAAGCGACTTTGTAGCAGACCGCAGGTCGCTTACGCCAAGTGCAGCTATGCTTGATCTTTTGCCTGATGAAGAGGCCTTTTTTCAGTATCTTGATAGGCTCAGCGACGATCTTGATAGCGCTTTAAGCTTCAAGATCACCAAAAAGCAAAATTTGCTAAATGTTCTTCTTTCTAAATTTTCATCAAACGCTCTAAAAGCTAGGATCGAGCTAAAATTTAGCGAGGTGGCAAATAAGCAAAACGCCCTAGCAAACGCTGTGCAAAGAAAAATTTTAGTCCTTGGCTCGGCACTTGGCTCGCTAGAGAAGGCTTATGAGATGAGAGAGTTCTTTTTTGAGAGCACAAAAGGGCTTATCGAGGTTAGAAAAGATGGTAAGAGAGCCGATCTTAGGGATTTAAATTTCAATGATGAGATCGAGCTCATCTCACAAAATACACATAAAAAAGCAATAATCAAGGAGTAA
- a CDS encoding class I SAM-dependent methyltransferase: protein MNKTKKAYDEIPYFSAAFSDCSPVRIEAVAKFLGLKVASLKETRVLELGSSYGGNILPFAISHKNVKVVGIDISSHQVAEGNKVAKQIGLENFTLLERNFLHMNESDIKELGEFDYIIAHGVYSWVSPNVRDALLATIKALLSKDGIAYVSYNTYPGWKSLDILRDFMLFVSSGNDSKEALAHVKSELNFLQDYLKFSLQNQSDVVYKDSMKLLLTQLNFLQSIIAKGNDYYILHDFLEASNEPIYFHKFAKHIDKHGLCYVIDASLNDIFASSTGIYRFDAHIEQNYNSRIKKEQLNDFLFNRSFRKSLIAHKERLGGAEDFDAVLGESELDRIYFSYFSEQPRTKTQEILSKSYPQSLNLSEVKVALGENANEAFVGLLEILNDQNTKISSSKLKALTYEPSKTKLKPRVAAYLKYFLNASSPVISLANELNGKLSLSHEEIKIALKFDGKASLKDIAKSVNLSKDELDKLAFKLSEAYFFEEI from the coding sequence ATGAATAAAACAAAGAAAGCTTATGATGAAATTCCTTATTTCTCGGCTGCATTTAGCGACTGCTCGCCAGTTAGGATAGAAGCGGTTGCTAAATTTCTGGGGCTTAAAGTAGCTAGCTTAAAAGAGACTAGAGTGCTTGAGCTTGGCTCATCATATGGTGGCAATATCTTGCCATTTGCTATTTCGCATAAAAACGTAAAAGTCGTTGGTATCGATATCTCAAGCCATCAAGTGGCTGAAGGTAACAAGGTAGCAAAGCAGATAGGTTTAGAAAATTTTACTCTGCTTGAGCGAAATTTTTTGCACATGAACGAAAGCGATATAAAAGAGCTTGGGGAATTTGACTACATCATTGCCCACGGCGTTTATAGCTGGGTGAGCCCAAATGTAAGAGATGCGCTGCTTGCCACGATTAAGGCACTACTTAGCAAGGATGGTATCGCTTATGTTTCGTATAATACCTATCCTGGCTGGAAGAGCCTTGATATTTTAAGAGATTTTATGCTTTTTGTTAGCTCAGGCAACGACAGCAAAGAAGCACTTGCTCACGTAAAAAGCGAGTTAAATTTCTTACAGGATTATTTGAAATTTAGCCTGCAAAACCAAAGCGATGTCGTATACAAAGATAGCATGAAGTTGCTTTTAACACAGCTAAATTTCTTACAAAGCATCATTGCAAAAGGCAATGATTATTATATATTGCATGATTTTTTGGAGGCTAGCAACGAGCCAATCTACTTTCATAAATTTGCTAAACATATCGATAAGCATGGACTTTGCTACGTCATAGACGCTTCGCTAAATGATATCTTTGCAAGCTCAACTGGAATTTACCGCTTTGACGCACATATCGAGCAAAATTACAACTCTCGCATCAAAAAAGAGCAACTAAACGATTTTTTATTTAATAGATCATTTAGAAAAAGCCTCATCGCTCACAAGGAGAGGCTTGGCGGTGCTGAGGACTTTGATGCGGTACTTGGAGAGAGCGAGCTCGATAGAATTTATTTTTCATATTTTAGCGAGCAGCCAAGGACAAAAACGCAAGAAATTTTAAGCAAAAGCTATCCACAAAGCTTAAATTTAAGTGAAGTAAAGGTGGCACTTGGCGAGAATGCAAATGAAGCTTTTGTGGGACTACTTGAAATTTTAAACGATCAAAATACTAAAATTTCTTCCTCAAAACTCAAAGCACTCACATATGAGCCTAGTAAAACCAAACTAAAGCCTAGAGTTGCTGCGTATCTTAAGTATTTTTTAAATGCTAGCTCACCAGTTATCTCTTTGGCAAATGAGCTAAATGGCAAGCTAAGCTTAAGCCATGAAGAGATCAAAATCGCCTTAAAATTTGATGGCAAAGCTAGTTTAAAAGATATCGCAAAGAGCGTAAATTTAAGTAAAGACGAACTAGATAAGCTTGCTTTTAAATTAAGCGAAGCCTACTTTTTTGAGGAAATTTAA